A window of Eulemur rufifrons isolate Redbay chromosome 18, OSU_ERuf_1, whole genome shotgun sequence genomic DNA:
CGGAATAACCGTGTTCGATAACGGGCAGCCAACGTTCGTGGCTCGCCTGGGCCGCGTACTTGGGTTGACACAACTCCAGGGGCGCCGAACATCAGCTCCCACTCTGTGCAGGCAAAATGTGACTCTGAATCTCTTTCACCTCACATTAAtgatcaatttttctttcataaagacACGAGCTCAGTTTCCCAGCACCTGCCGGAGGAAAGCAATGGCCTCTGCACCCCGGCCCTGCAGTGCCTCGTGGCAGAAAGGCCTGCGACCGTCACCCCAGCGGAGCAAGGATGCATTTGCACGGGACATTCGACTTGGCTAAGTTGCCTTTTATTAACAAGAATGTGTAGCTTTTGGTAAATTCCACCAGGAAGAACACAAACCATGACTAAAACACACACCAAGAGACACCTCCAAGCTGGGGAATTTAAGAGCACGCGGGCAGAGTTCACGCAGCACGATCGCTGGGTGCCAGGCTCCTGCTGGGCAGCTGTTCCCGAGACGCGATCGGGGTCACTAAACAGTAACCAAGACAGCACAACGAGGCTGTTGCGATCGTCTGTCAGGCATCAAAGTAAGGTAAAGAAATTGCCACAGCAGTGGAGTTAAGGTAAAAGTATTTCTTCTTGCTAAAGACTGTCCTTGGTTCTCAACATATTATAACATGATTACAcatgtattttgtttaaaatgaaaaacaaacatgtTTACAAATCATTTCTGgatacttaaaaataaactctaggttgcttttctttttggcagCACCGGCCTAAACTCTGTGGCTTTGCAACATTTCAGAAACTTCAGGTACAGGACAGTCTTCTGAGGAAGGCCCAGCTCTTCAGAATTCCTGGCGCAGCTGTGAAGAAAGAACATCACTGGCAGCAAATGTTAAAACACTTGAAGACCTACAAGGATGCATTTGGGGGTTTGTAAAAGTGCACATATTTAAGCATTCAAGCTaatatcctaaatatttttttcccttaatatatttacatttctttttggcTTAGGGAAAAATGTACTTTATAGGCAAATTATTTGAGCTGCTGACGGATGGTTGTACAGCCACGTCCCCCTTTCTCGGCACACGTCTGGGGCCCGTGCGTGTGTGCAGGGCCAGGCAACTCCGTTCTTCCGTCCCCAGGGAGCTCACTGTGACATGCTCTCTACATGCACAGGGACACTGCTCTTCTTATTCGGGGCTTCTTTGGGGTGCAATTCGGAGAAAATGGGTTGCCACATCTTTTTAGGGAGAGGTTGAGTGTATTTTTTCATGCGTGCGGCTCTGCGTGCTTAAGAAATTTGAGCTGGTGTAAGGGACGGGTCCCAGGGCTGTGCACGGCATCCAGGACGCGCGGCCCCAGCCGCACGCTGCAGGCGCTCTCCCAGCCCACAGGTGCGACTCTCCCCCAGGAAAGCACTACTGGAGCCCACACTGGAAACTTTTAGGTAGCTCAATTACATGAATGCCTTTCCCTTTGGCTTCAAAAGCAATCATGAACAAACATTTTCAACTATGAGGCAGAGTTGACCACAGTAACAAAAAACACCATTCCAGAAAACATTTAATGAGGTAGCTGAGATTAAATATCAAACCCACAGCACATACCAAGAAGCTTAATAAATGCTCAGgcatttttaaatgcaaactGCTACAGTGCCTAAGAAATGCCCTTTCTTCCCAGTTCCTGCAGGTGCATGCGAACCTCCGGAAGGGCCCCTGAGAAGGCAGGACAGCAGGAGGCCGGGAGGGAGTGGAgctggcagggagaggagggcccTCTGGTGCACGCCAGCTTTGGTGGAGGTGCCCCTGCTACCACGAGCCAGATGCAGCCAGTCCCAAAGGACAGACACCAAGGAGAACTCAGGGCACGATGGGCTGAACAGGTGTCTTGACCCGCAGCCACAGGGGACCCGCGGCCTGGCGCAGCCACACTGGATCGAGGCAACGCTCAGCGCAGCCCCCATGACACACACAGTGTCTAGGGCCCCGGACCCACCCTCGCTCTGTAGGAGCGTAATCCCTGCTGCCCCTGCCGCATCACCCCGGGTCCTGGGAGGGGCCTTGCCGGTCCCCTGAGTTCTCCTCACTGTCTGCTCACGGGCACAGGCTGCTCTTTGCTGAGCAGCTTTTCAGAGTCCAAATGCCAATGCCTTCCACGTGGAGTCTTGGACAGAGGGAAAGGTGGCTATCAATCCTGGTAGCACGAGTTCTGTGACCTCCGGCAACGTGAAGACTTCACAGAGGCACGCGCACATTCACACCGTCTACCGCAGTGCACACAccatcacacagacacacatgcaacACTCATGCTCTCACACGGCAGTGCGCGGCAGCCCGGCAGCCCAGGCGCAGCAAGCAGAGGCGaggcgggcagggcagggctggcaggagcagaggtgggctgggctgggcaggggcaccTGGGAAGGAGCCCGGTGTGCTCCACCGGCCCTGGCCACCCCCTTCCTGTCCTCAGTGGAGGCGGCAGTCAGACACCGCTGCACTGCGCTGCCCACTGCACTGCGCTGCCCTGGGGCAGAACGCACCGAAGACAAGCAGCGGGAAGGAGGCACCGGCTCCGGCGTCAGGTCTCCGTCGTATAGTGACTGTAGGCCAGAGGGGGCAGGACCGGAAAGCTGCTCCACCGCCGCGCGCCAGGCTGGGACTCCGCGCGCCCTTGCTCCTTATATTTACCCAGAATGTTTCTGGCTTCTTCTGTATCCCGCAGAGGGCTCTCTCCATACTCTTCCTTCAGCCACTGCCGGTACTGGGGGGGTGGAACAGACCCCGAAtgtcacacacacagacactcctGCAGCCGCGTAGACTCTGACCTACTAATTCATGGCAGAGGTCTTGCCACACAGAAACAGGGAAATAAACTGGCATTGGGCAATCGTAGCTCTGTGGTCAGCCTGCCAATGTCAAGCAAGAGAAACAACTGCTCCTTCAGGGCTGTGGCCTGAGGACATGAGAATAAGCCAAACCAAGAACATGGTCCTTCACCCAGCGGGAGGGAAACAGAAGCTGATAGGGGTACCAGGCACAAGGAAAATGACAAAGGGTAAGATCCTGTGGCTGCAGCTGGTTCACAAGGATCCGTGACAACTGCTGAGGGGATGCGGGTGGGCACCCTTGGACCCGATGTACTCTGGGGCCTCTTCCACTCCAACGCCCACGATTTTGGGTGTGTATGGAAAGACCAAGGGCACAGATGCCAGGGCAGCTGCCTGCACTTCAGAAGTCCTCTAAGGACCGCTTACCTGGTGAACTTCATGCTTCTCAAACTCCTCAAGCTGCCTCTGGAAGCCCAGGTTAGGGTTGGCACAGGCTCTCCCCGCACGCACCGTGTGCAGGGCGTCCTCCCAGCCAAAGTCGGTGACTGTCATGATGTACGCGATCACCAGCGTCACGCTCCTGGAGACGCCGGCCAGGCTGCAGGGCCAGGAGAAACACGTGTGCAAGGGCAGTTTTGGATCCACAGGCCCTTCTCCCCATCCACGTGGAGCAGGGGATTCTAGAGAGCTCGTTTTAGGAAGTCTCCCCGCTGGGCACAGCAAGCACGCCACCAGGAAGTCACTCGAAGCTTCCAGCTTCCCGCGACTTCCCCCGCGACTTCCCGGCACTAGCATCTCAGGCCTTCTCTGGCTGTTTTGGCCTCAGTTATTGATCTTCTACAGGATATGGCTCCTGATGCTTAGCTTGATGAGTCTCCATTGCTCCTGAACCCTTCCTCAGATATTTCCCATTTTCTCAGACAGATAAACTGACATACACCAAGAGAAATCGGGGCTTCTAAGATCTATGCAACAAATCCATTTATAACCTGTATTAGTTTAGAATgcttcatgttttttaaaagtctggtTTTCTTAACTATATGAGGGCTAGACCTATAATTTTTAAAGCCCGTGGAATACAGAAGCCCCTATCAAATTGTACTTTTGTGCTTTTTTGACATAAACAAGCAGAATACCAGGCAGGCGCAGTCCGCGTGTCTGCAGCGCCCAGGCCAGGCGCTCTGCAGGCCGTGAGGGGAGTCACCTCCCGCGGGCTGAAGAAGGTACCAAGTTTAAATGCATATGCAAATTAAGGCTGTCACAGAAAGGCTGTGCTTTGTCACACTTAGAGTGTTCTAGCAACAGTTTAAGACGGGGAAGTTCAGCATCTCTCACTTTTGGAAAAGCCTATATTCATTCAGATATACACAACTGTATGAGTTGTGAATTCCTAGGATACCAGGTCTAcccacatttaaatataaatgttaataacatAAAATCACCACTCTCAAGTAACGGTTCTTCATGAGGGCTTCATATCAGAAATACTGAGGgagcttttaaaagataaacccCGTGGGGCTGCAGCGCTGGACATTCAAGTTCACCAGGGCAGGAGCTTTAGAACTTCCCTTTAATTGGCTCCAATTAACCCCCTAAAGTGCTTTAAAGtcaaatgtaaataaacattaaaatcctactatttgtatttcttacactccctactctttaaaaaaagtgAAGTCAGAAATCCCACTATTTCGAGAACTGTATAACCGCAGAACACCATTCTCAAAGCAAGCGACCTGCCCACCTAGTGTCCCCATCATGGGTTACTGGCCCTCAGAACACACGACGGTTTTCATAAGTGCCTTTTCTGGACCTCGTGCCTTGGGTCCCCTCTGGCCCGGCAGGGCTGCCACCAACCTTAGCAGCCATACGCCCCGAGAGGTGTCACTTCACATTGCCAAAAAGCTTACACTGCAGAGCAACTGCTTTGAGGACGTCAAACGTCAAAAGATTGTGACGCTTTAATTAACATCACACCTCATTCAAGACAGAGCGGAGACATGTCCAGTCTGCACTTTAATAAACAGCAGAGCCTGACAAATTAGCCATGCTATTAGTATGATTAATTAGTGGTAATAAAAATGATGGCCAATATTTGCTGagaatttactatgtgccaggtacactGCCAAGAGTGTTATATCTAAAGCCTCATCCTTGGGTTAAGTGTGTCATAGTAGCTTTCTTttcacagtgtgtgtgtgcatgtatacatataaatatacatccACACAAAGTACAGCAGAATGCAGGTGGACAGCTGTCAATGAACTGTTTAATTCTGAGTCTATTTATTAAGACATCTTTCAAAAGCAAAGTTGTAAGCCAAACACACATGAAAGCCCCAGCCTGTGAATGGGGGGGGAGAAATGGTCATTTTGTTGCTGTGTGATACATTGTTAAACACTCACAGCTGCAATCAAAACTCTCCTGAAAGAAATGGTGTTTTGAAAAAGCCACTGAGGTTTTAGGGATAAGCCTGCAGAATCTGCACCTTCTGCAGGAGGCTGTGCTCAACCTTGACAGTCCCTACAGAAATCCCAGCAGTGGGTGAAATGAAGCAAACAGTTAATGTTTCTCTTAACAAAAGTGAGCAATGACTAACAAACAGCAGGGGAGAGGTGAGGTGTGTGTTTGAGATCCAGGACTTAGAGAAAACTATTAGGAGATGAAATAATTAATCAAAGCACAGGAACACACCTGATGAGAAATCAAGCTGACCAGAACATGCTAAAGTATCACTGAGCAGGAGACACACGTACCAGTGTACGAGACAGCCCTCACCGCGGAGTCGGCACTCGTGGATGAATTTAATGCTTTCTTTGAAATGTCTTGTcctaggggaagaaaaaaagagagaagtgacATCTTTCTACTCCCTgtatgatgaaaagaaaaacccagtTGAGGTTTCTTGAAAGGTCTCAGAGTTCTACACCTTCAAACCTGGTCACACCGTCTGCGGCCAGAGCTGCCTCAGCCTCAGAATCCGTCACTAACAACACTGAGGTCTGGGGAAGGCTGTCCACCGTCTGGAAATTTTGGAATTTCTCTGCAAGGAATCCCTAAAACACACAGTTCCCAcaggctggagctggggagggcTCCGCTCAATCCGAGTGTCTCAGCGCTCACCAGCACACGGTCCTCAGCCCAGCTGTGGACGGGCCGGCAGCAGGGACCTGGGGGGAAAGGTGCCTGTGTCGTGGTAAAAGCTGCTTTACTTCTGACAAGCTGGAACACCTAAAAGCACTCTCCCAGATTGGTCTCCCTGGACTTCGGGACAGTCCTGTCTGCACGTCATTGTCATCAGAGAAAATGGGAACTCTGGCTCCAGTCCCTCCTTGCCACTGACTGGCCgtggcctcaggcaagtcacttatctTCTCACTTACAAAGTGGGGCTGGGACCTCCCAGGGTGAACGAGGTAACAGATGCCAACATGCTCTGCAAACTCTGAAGTCCTAAATGATGATGAATGCCGCAATCCTTCCTTCTTCTCACCCTCGCTTTCTGGTTTTTGGACCACGCCTTTCTCTGGTTATTCGCTCGGCCATAACCGTTCCGGGAGAGCCACGTGCATGGCCTTGTGCTGCGGCCCCGACATACAAGACCGGACAGGACTCAAGCCCACTCTGACAAGTCCTCACGTGCACCGCACATCGCTTGGACTGTGTTCTGAACTGGCCTGTGGGTGAGGTACAGGTTCTTCCGGGGACAGACAGGGCATGTGCTTCTCTGGTATCTTCTACCTGGAATGGCTTATAAAGTAGCAAAACACCAAAAGTCGCCCATGGACTAAATTCACTTCCCTGTAAACATTGATTATTGACTCATCAGGAACTCTGATTAGCTGTGAGACATTCACAGATGAGTGTGATGTAGTTCCTGATGGCAGAATTCCGGGGCAAGTAGATTGAATACGAATGGGAAATTCAGGCATGGCACAACGAACCCACTCGAGTATTGACTGCAGAAGAAACTCAACAGTCAAACTGTGTGTGCTCAGCGAGATCAGGAAGGTAGGGGGCGGGAAAGACTGTAAATGTGCACGCGTGCACACGAAAATGTGTATACCTGTGCTCTGCCACGCACCACAAGGCCAACCAACCCAAGGGCTCCAGACTCCCACCCAAAGTTCCTAACCGGCACAACACTGCAAGATCTGCTTCTGTTAACTCCCAGGGACAAATGCCCCTAGATgtaaacttactttttttttttttttggacaattcactgtacacattttatttacagttttgtACACTGTCTTAAAATGAATGGGACCGCTTTTCTACTTGAGCCATTTTTAACCAAAGCAAAATAACCTAAGTAATACAAAGTGTTAAAATACAGCATAAAGATACAAAAACAGACATACTAATTCTAGTTAGGAATGTAATTATGatgttacatttttttataaTCCACAATTATGTTTAGGAAATCACACAAACATAGATCACTGATTTGAATGAAATGCATAAATTTGTAGCAAAGCTTGGtagttacaaaaaagaaaaaaattaccaaagaatgcacaaaattaatgtttattcCACCTTTGTGTCATATTCCTGGATCCTTCACCAATGTtacatgaggaaaaaaacaaaagcaaaacaaatgaaaaactgaaatcagAATCACTAATGTTATCAAGTAgggaaacaaataaattaaaatctagcAGCCATCAGCAAGAGTACAGCAAAGACACTGCTGTAAAGAGTTGCAGAGAACTGCAACTCTCCTCCCAAACACTGGCTTGGTATACAGCAGCCAAGAAAGTATTCTCGCTGTAATCCTGAAATCCGAAGTGTCAGAGCTGACAAGAGACCTCAGAACAGAAGCCCAGGGTGGCTGGGCAGTGCAGCTGGGTGCACTGAATGGGGGGTGCTGAGGGCACGTGCCGGGCAGGAGCCTGGGCCCTGGCAAGGTGCTGGGCAGCCCAGCGGCGGGCTGCAGGCTGAGGGCAGGCTCGGTGCTGGGGAGCTCTGCCCCCAGGTGGAACCAGCTACCTGGAGTTGGCAGCAGAGTCTCCTGGTCTGAAGTATTAGAACAATGGCAAGACACG
This region includes:
- the DUSP22 gene encoding dual specificity protein phosphatase 22 isoform X2, producing the protein MGNGMNKILPGLYIGNFKDARDAEQLSKNKVTHILSVHDSARPMLEGVKYLCIPAADSPSQNLTRHFKESIKFIHECRLRGEGCLVHCLAGVSRSVTLVIAYIMTVTDFGWEDALHTVRAGRACANPNLGFQRQLEEFEKHEVHQYRQWLKEEYGESPLRDTEEARNILGKYKEQGRAESQPGARRWSSFPVLPPLAYSHYTTET
- the DUSP22 gene encoding dual specificity protein phosphatase 22 isoform X3: MGNGMNKILPGLYIGNFKDARDAEQLSKNKVTHILSVHDSARPMLEGVKYLCIPAADSPSQNLTRHFKESIKFIHECRLRGEGCLVHCLAGVSRSVTLVIAYIMTVTDFGWEDALHTVRAGRACANPNLGFQRQLEEFEKHEVHQYRQWLKEEYGESPLRDTEEARNILAAPGILKSWAFLRRLSCT
- the DUSP22 gene encoding dual specificity protein phosphatase 22 isoform X4, whose translation is MGNGMNKGVKYLCIPAADSPSQNLTRHFKESIKFIHECRLRGEGCLVHCLAGVSRSVTLVIAYIMTVTDFGWEDALHTVRAGRACANPNLGFQRQLEEFEKHEVHQYRQWLKEEYGESPLRDTEEARNILGKYKEQGRAESQPGARRWSSFPVLPPLAYSHYTTET
- the DUSP22 gene encoding dual specificity protein phosphatase 22 isoform X1 yields the protein MTTATVAPVYAGRSHALPSAASPPRRRPGRNVPPASRRAPRRAGPAGRHGEWDEQDARDAEQLSKNKVTHILSVHDSARPMLEGVKYLCIPAADSPSQNLTRHFKESIKFIHECRLRGEGCLVHCLAGVSRSVTLVIAYIMTVTDFGWEDALHTVRAGRACANPNLGFQRQLEEFEKHEVHQYRQWLKEEYGESPLRDTEEARNILGKYKEQGRAESQPGARRWSSFPVLPPLAYSHYTTET